One Gemmatimonadaceae bacterium DNA segment encodes these proteins:
- a CDS encoding DUF4153 domain-containing protein — protein MSTGLTERVGGNAGIVWAAAAAVAGLGTWIIYDALPGVNWPFWTLASVTGLAAILRTFGIGVHRIPAAAAITGVIIATAAVFTADPFMHAMIFLAVTLLLSVTMLLAVDPRLERISAAFVITAPFLAGARAVVESLARAVDATRIVRSNRARSALKGLAITAPVILFFALLLAGADPMFAGWRDAAERILSSWAFVPRTIFFVALLSIVLGTYGYAARGNSSQGDAAMTVAPKGPESVTRWLGETERFILLSSVAALFWLFLAVQVSYLFGNSPATAGSGVTFAEYARRGFGELTVVATSAVLLILLSERYGQKGRRDGLLRAITLAVIAAVLILLGSAFHRVSLYEAAYGFTTARLYAQVYMLVVAVTLAVLTLEIRREMQSARVFRRSAAAALAAFVVMIYWNHEAWIARENIARFSTTGKLDLVYLTGQLSPNAIPAIVAALPTLPEPIRTQLRSEVRLRYEYSQQLTERHWFEWNQGRSAARNALISIGVATGQRRPPPRTPIVVR, from the coding sequence GTGAGTACGGGGCTGACGGAACGTGTGGGAGGAAATGCGGGAATCGTCTGGGCGGCGGCGGCAGCCGTCGCCGGACTCGGCACCTGGATCATCTACGATGCCCTGCCGGGAGTAAACTGGCCCTTCTGGACCCTTGCGTCGGTTACTGGACTTGCCGCTATCCTCAGGACTTTCGGCATCGGCGTCCACCGGATCCCTGCCGCGGCCGCCATTACGGGGGTGATCATTGCAACGGCCGCCGTCTTCACGGCAGATCCATTCATGCACGCGATGATCTTCCTTGCCGTCACCCTGCTGTTGTCAGTGACCATGCTCCTCGCCGTCGATCCGCGGCTCGAGCGCATATCCGCCGCATTCGTGATCACCGCCCCGTTTCTGGCAGGCGCGCGTGCAGTTGTGGAATCCCTGGCACGCGCAGTCGATGCGACACGCATCGTTCGTTCGAATCGCGCCCGGTCCGCACTCAAGGGCCTGGCCATCACGGCTCCGGTCATTCTCTTCTTCGCGCTGCTTCTCGCTGGCGCCGACCCGATGTTTGCCGGGTGGCGGGATGCGGCGGAACGGATCCTTTCAAGCTGGGCGTTCGTACCCCGCACGATATTCTTCGTCGCGTTGCTGTCGATAGTTCTCGGAACTTACGGATACGCCGCGCGAGGCAATTCCAGCCAGGGCGACGCGGCCATGACGGTCGCTCCAAAGGGACCCGAAAGCGTCACTCGCTGGCTCGGCGAAACCGAGCGATTCATCCTGCTGTCAAGCGTGGCCGCCCTGTTCTGGCTCTTCCTCGCCGTTCAGGTGAGCTACCTCTTCGGTAATTCACCGGCCACGGCTGGCTCAGGGGTAACATTCGCCGAGTATGCGCGGCGTGGCTTCGGCGAGCTGACCGTTGTCGCCACGTCTGCTGTCCTGTTGATTCTGCTTTCGGAGCGTTATGGCCAGAAAGGCCGTCGCGATGGCCTGTTGCGGGCGATCACGCTCGCTGTGATCGCGGCGGTGCTCATTCTGCTTGGCTCCGCATTCCATCGCGTATCACTGTATGAAGCCGCCTACGGATTCACCACGGCGCGGTTATATGCGCAGGTTTACATGCTGGTCGTGGCGGTGACTCTCGCGGTGCTGACACTGGAAATCCGGCGCGAGATGCAGTCGGCGCGGGTATTCCGGCGGTCGGCTGCCGCTGCGCTCGCGGCGTTTGTGGTGATGATATACTGGAACCACGAGGCCTGGATCGCCCGTGAAAATATCGCGCGGTTTTCGACAACCGGGAAACTCGATCTGGTCTATCTCACGGGACAGCTCTCCCCGAACGCGATCCCGGCGATCGTTGCCGCATTGCCGACTTTACCCGAGCCAATCCGCACTCAGCTTCGGAGTGAGGTGCGACTTCGCTACGAGTACAGCCAACAGCTCACCGAACGGCACTGGTTCGAATGGAACCAGGGCCGCTCGGCCGCACGAAACGCGCTCATCAGCATCGGTGTGGCCACCGGGCAGCGCAGACCGCCACCCCGCACTCCGATCGTCGTCAGGTAG
- a CDS encoding BamA/TamA family outer membrane protein, with product MKSARSRLLFAATVLVLSAPLSLWAQSAAGKTPASDPEVVSLKLNGVNAVEQQELKASIATDASRCVTVVLTPVCWISKSRYFYRRQYLDRKEFERDPLRIRVFYFKRGYRDAQVDTVVTPRGKNDVAVTFNVVEGPPTLVSDITVTQTKRVLSDEEVAKRLALSKGTPLNLLRVDSSVVFLQQQLWDRGYSDAIVDTTIVVDAEANRATVALEIDPKWRSTISDILIVGNEKISTRTIMKSMSLNPGDIFRRPELLRSQRALYESNLFRRAAIEIPRQGDSAKVILVTVQEAPLREARISTGFNTVDFFQAEGRYTNYNFFGGARRLDVQGAVGNLLANSLSGRFIFRRSTVNFGSDRARYFAPTYNASINVRQPWFKATENEIALSLFTHRRIAPGIFVDKGFGTSATFTREVSPSLPVSANYRFEITQTDAGDVYFCVNYGVCDPPTIQALGGRQRLSPFTLTATANRANDPFTPNRGYRGTVDAEHASLVTGSDFRYNRASADFARYFQIRKRGTAAGHLRLGWVNALSGTAAAVGLVDSDTEILHPRKRFYAGGSRSVRGFGENQLGPRVLTIPASILRRDSSGGACGPAAPIGSCNPNAPGLRNRDFEPRPLGGNIIAEGSAEMRFPLWKDVVVGAAFIDGAYVSQRTNPLLPKSKAAVTPGFGVRYRSPVGPIRVDIGINPGAAETLPVVTESTVAGETRLVTLSKSRLFDPFRSGFRGVLDRVTLHLSIGEAF from the coding sequence ATGAAGTCTGCGCGGTCCCGCTTGCTTTTCGCAGCTACGGTGCTGGTGCTGTCAGCGCCGTTGTCGCTCTGGGCGCAGTCCGCAGCCGGGAAGACGCCTGCCTCCGATCCCGAGGTTGTCAGTCTCAAGCTCAATGGCGTCAACGCCGTTGAGCAGCAGGAACTCAAGGCGAGCATCGCAACCGACGCGTCGCGTTGTGTAACCGTCGTCCTCACGCCGGTCTGCTGGATCAGCAAATCCCGGTATTTTTACCGCCGGCAATATCTCGACCGAAAAGAGTTCGAGCGGGATCCGCTTCGCATACGTGTCTTCTATTTCAAGCGCGGGTACCGCGACGCTCAGGTCGATACGGTCGTCACTCCACGCGGAAAGAATGACGTTGCCGTCACGTTCAACGTGGTGGAGGGCCCGCCGACGCTCGTTTCGGACATTACCGTAACTCAGACGAAGCGGGTTCTCAGCGACGAAGAAGTCGCGAAACGGCTGGCGTTGTCAAAAGGCACACCGCTGAACCTGCTGCGAGTCGATTCGAGCGTTGTCTTTCTTCAGCAGCAGCTGTGGGACAGGGGATATTCCGATGCCATCGTGGATACGACGATCGTCGTGGATGCAGAGGCGAACCGGGCCACGGTCGCCCTCGAGATCGATCCGAAGTGGAGGTCCACGATTTCGGATATTCTCATCGTCGGGAACGAGAAGATCAGCACGCGGACGATCATGAAATCGATGTCCCTCAACCCCGGCGACATTTTTCGCCGGCCGGAGCTGCTCCGGAGCCAGCGGGCGCTCTACGAATCGAACCTGTTCCGGCGGGCGGCAATCGAAATTCCGCGGCAGGGAGATTCAGCGAAAGTAATCCTCGTCACGGTTCAGGAGGCCCCGCTTCGCGAGGCGCGCATCAGCACCGGCTTCAACACGGTCGATTTCTTCCAGGCGGAAGGGCGCTACACCAACTACAATTTTTTCGGCGGCGCACGGCGGCTGGACGTACAGGGCGCGGTTGGCAATCTGCTCGCTAACTCACTCTCGGGACGCTTCATCTTCCGCAGGTCGACGGTGAATTTCGGCAGCGATCGCGCGCGGTACTTCGCTCCGACCTACAACGCGAGCATCAACGTCCGGCAGCCGTGGTTCAAGGCAACCGAAAATGAAATCGCGCTCAGCTTGTTCACTCACCGCCGAATCGCCCCTGGTATCTTCGTCGACAAGGGTTTTGGCACGAGTGCGACCTTCACGAGAGAGGTGTCACCGTCACTGCCGGTGAGTGCGAATTACCGGTTCGAGATCACTCAGACGGATGCGGGCGATGTCTACTTCTGCGTCAATTACGGCGTCTGTGATCCGCCCACGATTCAGGCGCTTGGCGGCAGGCAGCGGCTGTCGCCGTTCACTCTGACGGCAACGGCAAACCGCGCTAACGATCCTTTCACGCCTAACCGCGGGTATCGTGGAACAGTCGACGCTGAGCACGCTTCACTGGTTACGGGATCGGACTTCCGCTACAACCGGGCAAGCGCGGATTTCGCCCGGTATTTCCAGATACGAAAACGTGGAACCGCTGCGGGACATCTGCGACTGGGCTGGGTAAACGCGCTGTCCGGGACTGCCGCAGCGGTGGGGCTGGTGGATAGTGACACCGAGATCCTGCATCCGAGGAAGCGGTTCTACGCGGGGGGATCACGATCGGTTCGCGGATTCGGAGAAAACCAGCTTGGCCCGCGTGTCTTGACGATTCCGGCATCGATACTGCGCCGGGATTCGAGCGGCGGCGCATGTGGCCCTGCTGCTCCTATAGGAAGCTGCAATCCCAATGCACCGGGACTTCGCAACCGCGATTTCGAGCCGCGACCGCTCGGTGGTAACATCATTGCGGAAGGAAGCGCCGAGATGCGTTTCCCGCTCTGGAAAGACGTCGTTGTCGGGGCAGCCTTCATCGACGGCGCTTACGTCTCTCAGCGAACCAACCCGTTGCTCCCAAAAAGCAAGGCAGCAGTTACTCCCGGGTTTGGTGTGCGCTATCGGTCTCCGGTCGGACCGATTCGCGTCGATATTGGTATCAATCCGGGTGCTGCTGAAACCCTTCCTGTCGTCACCGAGTCTACAGTTGCCGGCGAAACCCGCCTGGTCACGCTCAGTAAGAGTCGCCTGTTCGATCCATTCCGCAGCGGCTTTCGCGGAGTGCTCGACAGGGTGACGCTGCATTTGTCGATCGGCGAAGCTTTCTGA
- a CDS encoding dipeptidase → MPAQNSTDLNAFLEQNDARIMDELFDFLRIPSVSAKSDHNADTARAAEWVRASLAKAGLKAATHQTAGHPVVVGEWRGAPGAATVLVYGHYDVQPAEPIELWTSPPFEPTVRDGKIFARGSVDDKGQLFLHIKALEAHLTTRGKLPVNVIVLLEGEEEVGSEHLSEFITRHKDLLAADAVVISDSAMFAPGQPSILSSLRGLAYFEINVTGPATDLHSGSYGGAVVNPAMALARILATLHDDKGHIAIDGFYDNVREWEPEIREQMRNLPFDPEHFRSETGASALGGEKDFTILEQLWARPTCEVNGLLSGYTGEGAKTVLPSKAMAKVSCRLVPDQSPEEIEKLMKAHVARVAPKGVTATAMHLHGGRPWRAELTGPLYDAARRALATAFDKEPVIVGEGGSIPVVGDFQRILGTPVLLVGFGLPGENAHAPDEWMSEENFRIGMRAMAAFWDEYARAETT, encoded by the coding sequence ATGCCTGCACAGAATTCGACGGATCTCAATGCATTTCTCGAGCAGAACGACGCTCGCATCATGGACGAGCTTTTCGACTTTCTGCGCATCCCGAGCGTAAGTGCAAAATCGGATCACAATGCCGACACTGCGCGTGCCGCCGAATGGGTCCGGGCCTCGCTCGCGAAGGCGGGGCTGAAAGCCGCCACTCATCAGACCGCGGGGCATCCGGTGGTCGTTGGTGAATGGCGAGGCGCACCCGGTGCGGCGACGGTCCTTGTTTATGGCCACTACGACGTCCAACCCGCAGAGCCGATCGAGCTGTGGACATCGCCGCCGTTCGAGCCGACCGTGCGCGACGGAAAAATCTTCGCCCGGGGATCGGTTGACGATAAAGGACAGCTCTTCCTCCACATCAAGGCGCTGGAAGCACACCTCACCACGCGCGGCAAGCTCCCGGTGAACGTAATCGTACTGCTGGAAGGGGAGGAGGAAGTGGGCAGCGAGCATCTCTCTGAGTTCATCACCCGGCACAAGGACCTGCTTGCCGCCGACGCTGTCGTGATTTCCGACTCGGCGATGTTTGCGCCCGGGCAGCCATCGATTCTGTCGTCACTTCGCGGACTCGCGTACTTCGAGATCAACGTCACCGGTCCCGCTACAGACCTGCATTCCGGCAGTTACGGCGGCGCGGTGGTCAATCCGGCAATGGCGCTCGCGCGCATTCTCGCCACTCTCCACGATGACAAAGGCCATATCGCCATCGACGGCTTCTATGACAACGTCCGCGAGTGGGAGCCCGAAATCCGCGAACAGATGCGCAATCTTCCATTCGACCCGGAGCATTTCCGGAGCGAAACGGGTGCCAGCGCGCTCGGCGGCGAAAAGGATTTCACGATCCTAGAGCAGCTGTGGGCGCGGCCGACGTGCGAGGTGAACGGGCTTCTCAGCGGGTACACCGGCGAGGGCGCAAAAACCGTACTCCCGTCCAAGGCGATGGCAAAAGTCAGTTGTCGTCTGGTACCCGATCAGAGCCCCGAGGAAATCGAGAAGCTCATGAAAGCGCACGTCGCAAGAGTTGCCCCGAAAGGGGTTACCGCTACCGCGATGCATCTTCACGGCGGCCGGCCGTGGCGCGCGGAGCTGACCGGACCGCTTTACGATGCAGCACGCCGCGCCCTGGCGACTGCGTTCGACAAGGAGCCGGTCATCGTCGGGGAAGGAGGCTCCATCCCGGTTGTTGGAGACTTTCAACGAATACTTGGTACGCCTGTTCTGCTCGTTGGATTCGGGCTTCCGGGCGAGAATGCACACGCGCCTGACGAATGGATGAGCGAGGAAAATTTCCGGATCGGGATGCGGGCGATGGCGGCATTCTGGGATGAGTACGCGCGGGCGGAAACTACCTGA
- a CDS encoding translocation/assembly module TamB domain-containing protein: MLKVVARVLAVVTSIALLAVLAVYVATNTDWGRRQVQRRVVGGIQGNVHGILRVDSVSGNLLKGFTLHGLSITDSAGEPFVKADGARARYRLGSLASKRIDFDNVRLLRPVIVINRLPGGKWNYDRILPPDTTKPGGPKKAGWGDFIRLTDVTLIDGDITVKSPWAPDARLTGAEAEDALRRSLSPEGRLLLEKVPGGHQKVMRFHRVNASLPLLRWQHPDFKHRLVEVASLSTIAEPFKPPAVDVRSLSGAFRIDGDSVWWKGLNAALPNSRIAGDGRYIVANNDFRLRVRANPVAVADIRWIDPTLPTDGSGTLDFALDWVGDTSVYVARNADVRLEGSHLRGQIGVTMTKEVSLHDTDVRFTGLNTRLVRQIFPSVNPPRQGILAGRAKVDGNLRDMEVDADVTFDDRRSGRSRVVAVGQMGFEKGRFNADNLRLTLRPVQVDLLREFAADLPLTGTVSGTTTLDGSTTSRMTARSDITLVDRGSTSRITGTGAFRAAPGGQMANAWFDVDARVHPLALVTAGRFFPAAGLRGLATGPVRLTGTTRNLAVRTALAFPDGGSLDVRGKLDLASREIGYDLDVAAQLFNANNIVAKAPKTSITATVSADGRGTDPATLRTNLVADIQSSTYDTIAVTSATVRLAAANGMARIDTLAVEIPEGVATASGAFGLARGKSGELRYHIDIDSLSRLSSLLPPQEGAVPPRPRILAQRAARARTDSARQDDNTEVERAVTGGAPPQLAAIDTPRVVSRTQLSGSVRADGVATGNIHDFGARGTASGDSIVARGNTIEKVTAEYSWTDALTPRSKLDVRVIAAEVVAGGFNLDSVETRVNYQKPLGTVTFVVRQDDQNSYSANAEYTLDRVRNEARLNALQLRFDTTVWTSTGPSVVHWGSAGVDIDKLELRNKATGRIFVDGLIPKEGRANLEVAVDNFQVQDAIALAQSDIDARGFVSFSLKAAGTAADPTFSGAFGSHRFYYNGTLLPEVHGVMSYANATLTGRADAMREGQGTMMHAEGTVPINLALTGVTGSRFPTNRQIDLAVKADSLPLDLVPQINTIVTNLRGSAVADFKVTGTLNRPEVSGRFALDGASARFVPLGLDLKGLEANIRMLRDTIVIDSLVAYSGGKVALTGGIGIGSLRAPSFDLRLVADNARLLDNHNGKLTANINVSIKGPFDNTHVAGNLRVRKGVLYVPESEGKKLIGQNDPALFSVLDTAVLGNRELFPGQSPLLANLRMDVDLRVDRDVFVRSPDFNIEVYSDGDLAIHVNRAKQSLVLDGVLLSERGEYVFLSKRFDIRRGSATFVNSGELNPTLQVTGAYEVRLPAREAINVEILIGGTLRNPNISLQSDAQPPIPQSDLLAYLAFGRSSSSLVQLEGAGLGSGGNVIGAGAALASQQLASVALGVFADQLAGEAARSLGADVFNIAPADIQTDVGGFLRGTEIEFGKYYRSNTFLAFQVRPDPDALKRPGLQVQHRFAGLRGYSAEATFQPRYLLRDPTLALQQPTTTSVFGLFLIREWRF, encoded by the coding sequence ATGCTCAAGGTCGTGGCTCGAGTGCTCGCAGTGGTGACTTCGATTGCCCTGCTCGCGGTCCTCGCGGTGTATGTCGCCACCAATACTGACTGGGGACGACGACAGGTGCAAAGGCGCGTCGTAGGTGGCATCCAAGGCAACGTTCACGGGATCCTCAGGGTCGACAGCGTGAGCGGAAATCTTCTCAAGGGATTCACCCTCCACGGACTGAGCATCACCGACAGCGCGGGTGAACCGTTTGTGAAGGCCGACGGAGCGCGGGCGCGTTATCGTCTGGGCTCGCTCGCATCGAAGCGCATCGATTTCGACAATGTGCGACTGCTGAGGCCGGTGATCGTGATCAACCGCTTGCCAGGTGGCAAGTGGAATTACGACCGCATTCTTCCTCCCGACACAACGAAACCGGGAGGCCCGAAGAAGGCCGGATGGGGCGACTTCATCAGGCTTACCGACGTCACCCTGATCGACGGCGATATCACCGTCAAGTCTCCCTGGGCGCCGGATGCCCGGCTCACCGGCGCTGAAGCAGAGGACGCGCTCCGAAGGTCGTTGAGTCCGGAGGGACGGTTGTTGCTCGAAAAGGTCCCGGGTGGGCATCAGAAGGTCATGCGGTTCCACCGTGTCAATGCTTCACTGCCGTTGTTGCGCTGGCAGCATCCGGACTTCAAGCACCGGCTCGTCGAGGTGGCATCCCTGAGTACAATCGCCGAGCCGTTCAAGCCTCCCGCAGTTGATGTTCGCTCGCTGAGCGGTGCATTCCGGATCGACGGCGACTCGGTATGGTGGAAAGGGTTGAATGCCGCATTGCCGAACAGTCGCATTGCCGGCGATGGCCGATACATCGTGGCCAACAATGATTTCCGGCTGAGGGTCCGTGCCAACCCGGTCGCCGTTGCCGACATTCGCTGGATCGATCCAACGCTGCCCACTGATGGAAGCGGAACCCTGGACTTTGCCCTCGACTGGGTTGGCGACACAAGCGTTTATGTCGCGCGGAATGCAGACGTCCGGCTCGAAGGTTCGCACCTGCGTGGTCAGATCGGCGTCACGATGACCAAAGAGGTATCGCTGCACGATACCGATGTGCGGTTCACGGGCCTGAACACACGTCTAGTGAGGCAGATATTTCCTTCCGTCAACCCGCCCCGGCAGGGAATTCTCGCGGGTCGCGCGAAGGTCGATGGCAATCTCCGGGACATGGAAGTCGATGCCGATGTGACATTCGACGACCGCCGCTCCGGCCGCAGCCGGGTGGTAGCCGTCGGACAGATGGGTTTCGAGAAGGGTCGGTTCAACGCTGACAACCTGCGTCTGACCCTGCGCCCGGTGCAGGTTGACCTGTTGCGTGAGTTCGCTGCGGATCTTCCGCTGACGGGCACGGTAAGTGGAACCACGACGCTCGACGGGTCGACGACATCGCGCATGACCGCGCGCTCGGACATCACGCTTGTAGATCGGGGCAGCACATCCCGTATCACTGGAACGGGCGCGTTCCGGGCTGCGCCGGGCGGCCAGATGGCAAATGCATGGTTCGACGTCGATGCCAGAGTTCATCCGCTCGCGCTGGTCACCGCCGGACGGTTCTTTCCTGCGGCGGGTCTGCGCGGCCTTGCGACGGGCCCCGTGCGCCTCACCGGTACAACGAGGAATCTCGCGGTTCGAACCGCACTTGCGTTTCCTGATGGCGGCTCGCTCGACGTGCGCGGAAAGCTCGACCTCGCTAGCCGGGAGATCGGTTACGATCTCGATGTCGCGGCGCAGCTCTTCAATGCCAACAACATCGTCGCGAAGGCGCCAAAGACGTCGATCACGGCCACAGTTTCTGCCGATGGCCGAGGTACGGACCCAGCGACCCTGCGGACCAATCTCGTCGCCGACATTCAATCTTCGACCTACGATACGATTGCCGTAACGTCGGCAACGGTTCGGCTCGCTGCCGCCAACGGAATGGCGAGAATCGATACGCTCGCAGTTGAGATCCCCGAAGGTGTTGCAACGGCCAGCGGGGCGTTCGGACTTGCGCGCGGAAAGAGCGGAGAGCTTCGGTATCACATCGATATCGACTCTCTCTCCCGGCTATCGTCGCTCCTGCCCCCGCAGGAAGGTGCTGTTCCCCCGCGTCCCCGGATCCTCGCCCAGCGTGCCGCGCGGGCACGCACAGACTCTGCTCGCCAGGACGACAATACCGAGGTCGAACGCGCGGTAACTGGAGGCGCCCCGCCCCAGCTGGCTGCAATCGACACGCCTCGCGTGGTGAGCCGAACGCAACTGTCGGGTTCGGTGAGGGCGGATGGCGTCGCCACTGGAAACATCCATGACTTTGGCGCGCGCGGAACGGCAAGTGGTGACAGTATCGTCGCGCGCGGCAATACCATTGAGAAGGTAACCGCTGAGTATTCCTGGACGGACGCGCTGACGCCCCGTTCGAAACTGGATGTCAGGGTTATTGCGGCCGAGGTGGTCGCTGGTGGCTTCAACCTCGACAGCGTCGAGACCCGCGTCAATTATCAGAAGCCGCTGGGCACCGTTACCTTTGTCGTTCGCCAGGATGATCAGAACAGCTACAGTGCCAATGCCGAGTATACGCTCGACAGGGTGCGGAATGAGGCGCGGCTCAATGCGCTTCAGCTTCGATTCGATACAACGGTATGGACCAGCACCGGGCCATCGGTTGTGCACTGGGGGAGTGCCGGCGTCGATATCGATAAACTTGAGCTTCGCAACAAGGCTACTGGCCGCATTTTCGTCGATGGCCTGATTCCGAAAGAGGGCCGGGCAAACCTCGAAGTGGCGGTCGATAACTTCCAGGTTCAGGATGCGATCGCGCTGGCACAGAGTGACATCGACGCGCGTGGATTTGTGTCATTCAGTCTCAAAGCGGCCGGGACCGCGGCCGATCCCACTTTCAGTGGAGCATTCGGCAGTCATCGGTTTTACTACAACGGAACGTTGTTACCGGAAGTCCATGGCGTGATGAGCTACGCCAATGCGACGCTCACGGGCCGCGCGGATGCGATGCGTGAAGGACAGGGAACGATGATGCACGCCGAAGGTACGGTGCCGATCAATCTGGCACTGACAGGGGTCACAGGATCGCGATTCCCGACAAACCGGCAGATAGATCTCGCGGTGAAGGCGGACAGTCTGCCGCTCGATCTCGTACCGCAGATCAACACGATCGTCACCAATCTGCGCGGGAGTGCGGTTGCCGACTTCAAGGTGACCGGCACGTTGAACCGCCCGGAGGTAAGCGGACGATTTGCGCTCGATGGCGCATCGGCGCGGTTTGTCCCCCTGGGCCTGGACCTCAAGGGCCTCGAAGCAAATATCAGGATGTTGCGCGATACGATCGTGATCGATTCGCTTGTCGCCTACAGCGGCGGCAAGGTCGCCCTCACTGGCGGAATCGGCATTGGGTCGCTGAGGGCGCCGTCATTCGATCTTCGGCTGGTCGCCGACAATGCGAGGCTGCTTGATAACCACAACGGAAAGCTCACCGCGAACATCAACGTTTCCATCAAGGGGCCGTTCGACAACACCCACGTCGCCGGTAACCTCCGCGTCCGCAAAGGCGTGCTGTATGTACCGGAGTCCGAAGGCAAGAAGCTCATTGGCCAGAACGATCCGGCGTTGTTCTCCGTTCTCGACACCGCGGTACTGGGCAACCGTGAGCTGTTCCCCGGTCAGTCACCACTGCTTGCTAACTTGCGGATGGACGTCGACCTGCGCGTCGATCGCGACGTTTTTGTCCGCTCCCCGGATTTCAACATCGAAGTGTACAGCGACGGCGATCTCGCCATTCACGTCAACCGCGCCAAGCAATCGCTGGTGCTGGATGGAGTACTGCTGAGCGAGCGAGGCGAGTACGTCTTCCTTTCGAAACGCTTCGACATCAGGCGAGGCTCCGCGACTTTCGTGAATTCCGGAGAGCTGAATCCCACGCTGCAGGTGACTGGTGCCTACGAGGTGCGGCTTCCCGCGCGAGAGGCCATCAATGTCGAAATCCTGATCGGCGGTACGCTTCGCAATCCGAACATTTCACTACAGAGTGACGCCCAGCCGCCAATCCCTCAGAGCGATCTGCTTGCCTACCTCGCGTTCGGCCGTTCGTCATCGTCACTCGTGCAGCTGGAGGGTGCCGGGTTAGGCAGTGGCGGCAACGTCATCGGCGCCGGCGCAGCACTGGCAAGCCAGCAGCTCGCCTCCGTCGCGCTCGGCGTATTTGCCGATCAACTGGCAGGCGAGGCAGCCCGTTCACTCGGCGCCGATGTTTTCAACATCGCGCCGGCGGATATCCAGACCGATGTCGGTGGGTTTCTCAGGGGCACCGAGATCGAATTCGGCAAGTACTACAGGTCGAACACGTTCCTGGCGTTCCAGGTGCGGCCCGATCCCGACGCACTCAAGCGTCCGGGTCTGCAGGTGCAACACCGTTTTGCGGGGTTGAGGGGCTACAGCGCGGAAGCGACTTTCCAGCCGCGATATCTGCTGCGCGATCCGACGCTCGCTCTTCAGCAGCCCACGACGACGAGCGTGTTCGGGCTATTCCTGATCCGGGAGTGGAGGTTCTAG